TTACTCATTCTTATCTCCGTCCGCCGTTCGATCCCGTCTGCTCAATCGCCCCATTCCGGCACTAAACCGGGGTAGAGATTTAGATAGAGCAAAATCCGTACCAAAAAAGACCCTACGCTTCAGATACCGCACGAATCGCGGCTAACTCGAATCCCCCGCCAAGCTCCCCTAGCCAATCATGGTCGCACCCGACTATCAAGAATTCGCTAATTGGCGGGGCTTCCGATACCCGTGACAATACCGTGATTTGTGCCGTTCGCACGAGGCGAACCTGTCGAAATCGGGGGAGCGTTGCGCGATTGCCACGCCGCCAAACCAGCACGAATGCGGAACTTCCTGCCCATAAGGGGGCATAGTTGTCCCGCCGGAGGCCCGAAATGGCCGCCGACGACCCATGTTAAGCTCAATGCGTGCTTACGGCCGGGATTATTACGGGGTTTTCGGCGGCGTCGGGTCTTCCTGGCGCTTGTCGATCACCTTGTCGACAATGCCGAAGTCACGGGCCATTTCGGCGGTGAGGAATTTGTCGCGTTCCAGCGCATCCTCGATCGCCTTGTAGGTCTGGCCGGTGTGCCTCACGTAGATCTCGTTGAGCCGCTTCTTCAGGTTCAGGATTTCCTGGGCGTGCAGCATGATGTCGGTGGCCTGGCCCTGGAAGCCGCCGGAAGGCTGGTGGACCATGATGCGCGAATTCGGCAGCGAGAAGCGCATGTCCTTATGGCCGGCGGCCAGGAGCAGCGATCCCATCGATGCCGCCTGCCCGGTGCAAAGCGTCGACACCGGCGGGCGGATGAACTGCATGGTGTCGTAAATCGCAAGGCCCGACGTCACCACGCCGCCCGGCGAGTTGATGTACATCGAGATTTCCTTCTTCGGATTCTCGGCTTCGAGGAACAGCAGCTGCGCGACCGTCAGCGTCGACATGCCATCCTCGACCGGTCCGGTCACGAAGATGATGCGCTCTTTCAGGAGACGCGAGAAAATGTCGTAGGCGCGTTCGCCGCGGTTGGTCTGCTCGACCACCATCGGCACAAGTTGCATGTAGGTTTCGACCGGATCGCGCATTAGTCACCCAAGGGTTAGTAGACAGGTTGGCGGAGGCGGACATCCATCGGCAAGACAGAAGGGCTGGATTTGCCGGGCGCGGACGAACGTCCCGTGATGCAGGACTTCAAGGACAGTTCACAGATATGGGCCAATTCCCCGGTGACAAGACCGGGTCGATAGCGTGCGGAATTCGTTGCAGTTGAAGCTGATTCGCGCCGCCGGGCATAGCGACGGATACCGTCGCCACGCCCCTTTCGCTTCTCAACCTTAACGCCCGACTGACAAGATTGTCGGAATCAGGCCGCGCTCTTTTCCGCCTCGTCGTCCTTGTAGAGGTCCTCACGGGT
The sequence above is drawn from the Bradyrhizobium sediminis genome and encodes:
- a CDS encoding ATP-dependent Clp protease proteolytic subunit yields the protein MRDPVETYMQLVPMVVEQTNRGERAYDIFSRLLKERIIFVTGPVEDGMSTLTVAQLLFLEAENPKKEISMYINSPGGVVTSGLAIYDTMQFIRPPVSTLCTGQAASMGSLLLAAGHKDMRFSLPNSRIMVHQPSGGFQGQATDIMLHAQEILNLKKRLNEIYVRHTGQTYKAIEDALERDKFLTAEMARDFGIVDKVIDKRQEDPTPPKTP